A stretch of the Mycobacterium sp. ITM-2016-00317 genome encodes the following:
- a CDS encoding THUMP-like domain-containing protein, translating to MAPRGTEGLVLQRHGDRGQTVVEFGLGDVAYLRSDAGGAALAEVSRYPLTDTSLVSDIALARTLFGDRTAVLVETVRLRRKAVTKFADADGWLFTDDALQQATAAPVAEHRARRLAGAVVHDATCSIGSELVALRNRASFVIGSDIDPVRLAMARHNLGPTVPLCRADALAPVTTGAVVVVDPARRSGSRRRFDPRAYLPPLDELLDVLCDRDHVVKCAPGIDFAVLAELGFEGEVEVTSLGGSVREACLWSRGLADGVRRRATVLDTGEQLTDRDPGECAVAPAGRWIVDPDGAVVRAGLVRHYAARHGLWQLDPDIAYLSGERLPDGRRGFEVLEQVAFNEKQLRQALSRHDAGALEILVRGVDVDPDALRGRLRLRGAAQVTVVITRLGSGVASRATAFICRPSR from the coding sequence GTGGCGCCACGTGGTACCGAAGGGCTGGTTCTACAACGTCATGGTGACCGGGGTCAAACCGTCGTAGAGTTCGGCCTCGGCGATGTCGCCTACCTGCGCAGCGACGCGGGCGGGGCTGCGTTGGCCGAGGTGTCCCGGTACCCGCTGACCGACACCTCGCTGGTGTCGGACATCGCTTTGGCCCGAACGCTTTTCGGTGACCGCACCGCAGTCCTGGTGGAAACCGTCAGGCTGCGGCGCAAAGCCGTCACGAAGTTCGCCGACGCCGACGGGTGGCTGTTCACCGACGACGCGCTCCAGCAGGCCACGGCCGCGCCGGTGGCCGAGCACCGGGCCCGCCGGCTGGCGGGCGCGGTCGTGCACGACGCGACCTGCTCGATCGGCAGCGAGCTTGTGGCGCTGCGGAACCGGGCGTCCTTCGTCATCGGTAGCGACATCGACCCGGTGCGGCTGGCGATGGCCCGCCACAACCTCGGCCCGACGGTGCCGCTGTGCCGCGCCGACGCGCTCGCGCCGGTCACCACCGGCGCGGTGGTCGTCGTCGACCCGGCGCGCCGCAGCGGGTCCCGACGCCGGTTCGACCCGCGCGCCTACCTGCCACCGCTGGACGAGTTGCTCGACGTGCTGTGCGACCGCGACCACGTCGTGAAGTGCGCTCCCGGAATCGATTTCGCGGTGCTGGCCGAACTCGGCTTCGAGGGCGAGGTCGAGGTGACCTCGCTGGGCGGAAGCGTCCGCGAGGCGTGTCTGTGGTCGCGCGGACTCGCCGATGGGGTGCGCCGCCGCGCGACCGTCCTCGACACCGGTGAGCAGCTCACCGACCGCGACCCCGGCGAGTGCGCGGTCGCTCCCGCGGGCCGGTGGATCGTCGACCCCGACGGTGCGGTGGTGCGTGCCGGTCTGGTGCGCCACTACGCCGCACGGCACGGGCTGTGGCAGCTCGATCCCGACATCGCGTATCTGTCGGGCGAGCGGTTGCCCGACGGCAGACGCGGCTTCGAGGTCCTGGAGCAGGTGGCGTTCAACGAAAAACAGCTTCGGCAGGCGCTTTCGCGCCACGACGCCGGGGCCCTCGAGATCCTGGTCCGCGGTGTCGACGTCGATCCCGATGCGCTGCGCGGCCGGCTGCGGTTGCGCGGGGCCGCGCAGGTGACGGTTGTCATAACCCGACTGGGTTCCGGGGTGGCAAGCCGGGCAACGGCATTCATATGTCGTCCGTCACGCTGA
- a CDS encoding esterase, whose amino-acid sequence MRIFAAALTAAGVSVGLLAAPGAAAQSACAALGGTVDADQICHVHAEKPAYRLDYAFPADYPDQQALADYLTQTRDGFVNVSEMPGSWNLPYVLDAKGTGYRTGPDDGGTRSVVFEVYENVGGAHPQTWFKSFNWDVAEKAPLTFETLFKPDTQPLDVIFPIVQSEISRQLGVDAPISAADGLDPAKYQEFALTDDSLIFYFGQGEIMPGAGGALQATVPIMAVEGMLADGVVLS is encoded by the coding sequence ATGCGCATCTTCGCTGCTGCTCTGACGGCTGCCGGTGTCTCGGTGGGCCTGCTGGCCGCACCCGGGGCCGCAGCCCAGTCGGCCTGTGCGGCTCTGGGCGGCACGGTCGATGCCGACCAGATCTGCCACGTCCACGCCGAGAAACCCGCCTACCGGCTGGATTACGCGTTCCCCGCCGACTATCCCGACCAGCAGGCGCTGGCCGACTACCTGACCCAGACCCGTGACGGGTTCGTCAACGTCTCGGAGATGCCGGGCTCCTGGAACCTGCCCTACGTCCTCGACGCCAAGGGCACCGGCTACCGGACCGGGCCCGACGACGGTGGCACCCGCAGCGTGGTGTTCGAGGTCTACGAGAACGTCGGCGGCGCACACCCCCAGACCTGGTTCAAGTCGTTCAACTGGGATGTGGCCGAGAAGGCGCCGCTCACCTTCGAGACGCTGTTCAAGCCGGACACCCAGCCGCTGGACGTCATCTTCCCGATCGTGCAGTCCGAGATCTCCCGGCAGCTCGGTGTCGACGCCCCGATCTCGGCGGCCGACGGGCTCGACCCGGCCAAGTACCAGGAGTTCGCCCTGACCGACGACTCGCTGATCTTCTACTTCGGCCAGGGCGAGATCATGCCCGGCGCCGGCGGGGCGCTGCAGGCCACCGTGCCGATCATGGCGGTCGAGGGCATGCTCGCCGACGGGGTCGTGCTCAGCTAG